The Cyclobacterium amurskyense genome contains the following window.
CTACGACTGCCAAAAGGGATCAATTGGTCTTAATGAGACAGTATCCTGAAGGTACCAAAACATTTCGCATTGATCTTACAGATGAAAGACTGATAGCTTCGGAATTTTATTTTATTCGTCCCAATGACATGCTTTATGCAGAACCTATGAAAATCCGTGAATTGGGTACAGGGGTTAATTTTGTTCAAACATTTCAATTGGCGGTGACTACCCTTTCTGCCGTTTTACTTGTATTGAACGCCATCAAATAATTGCAAATGAATCAATCTGAATCGAATAGAATGCCGGTAATAGGGCAGGAGGAAGAAGTAATCGATATCAAGGATATTGTATTAAGAATTCTACGTATCTGGCCATATATAGTGCTGTCTGTTATAATGGCCTTAGGCATAGCCTATATGATTCTCCGGTATTCAGTGCCGGAATACCAGGTTTCTAGCAAATTTTTTATAAAAGAAAAGGAAAATCCCTTTAACTTATTTGAATCTGCGGGATTAAATATGGGAGGTTCCGGTGAAATGGAATTGGGCAATCAAATGATTATCCTCAAATCCAGACCCATAGCCAATGCCACTTTGGATCGATTGAACTTTGATGTGGAATACATTAAAGAGGGAAGGTTTATAAAGTCTGAAATATACCAGAATACCCCTATTGCTGTAGAAGTAGATTGGTCCCATCCTCAACTAACCAATGGGGATTTGCTGATTAAATGGGAAGACCGCAAAAGTTTTACAGTAACTTATTTGGGAGAATCTTACTTGCAAATATTTCCCGACAATGAGAGTAGAAATAAGTTGGAAAATCCCAACTCACCCACAGCCACTTTTTTGTTTAACCAATGGGTAGAATTGCCCATGAATCGGTTTAAAATAGGGCTAACTTCAGTGGAAGAAAGCGGGGAAATTATTATCCGCTTAAGGGATCGTTCAGGTTTGATTAACCACTATACAGGGGAAAACCTTCAGGTGGCTGCTATAGACAAACAATCCACCATCCTTAAATTAACCATTACCACACAAACCCCTCAGAAAGGAAGGGATTATTTAAATACCTTGCAGGAGGTTTATTTGGAAAATGAACTGCAGGAAAAGAATACCATGGCCACCAATACCATAGATTTTATCGATGCCCAATTGGTGGTATTGTCAGATTCTTTAATGTTTATTGAAAACAGGTTGGAAAGTTTCCGCTCCAATAACTCCATATATGACCTTAGTTCTGAAGGTACAGCGATCTTTGAGCAATTGAAAGCCCTGGAAACCGATTTGGCCAAGGAAAAATTTAAAAGAGAGTATTACCGGCAATTGACGCAATACCTGGAAAGAGAAGATTACAATCAAATTGTCGTCCCCTCGGGTTTAGGCATAGAGGATCCCATTTTAAATACACTGATTCAAAATTTGCTTGAATTGCAGGCGGAAAAATCCATGCATGCTTCTAAGCTAACTGAAATTTCTCCACCTTTAAGGGAAGTGAATAGGCAAATCAAAGACATGAACCTTTCCATTTTGGAATTGTTGCAGAATGTAGACAACAATGCTCAATTGCTGATTCAGGACCTTCAGCAGCGGATTGATAAAATTACAAGCACTTTTAGTGGATTGCCCCAAACTGAGCAAAATTTATTGCGAATTCAGCGGGAGTTTACTTTAAATGAAGGACTGTACACTTATTTGATGGAGAGAAGAGCAGAGTCGGCCATTACCAAGGCTTCCAATACGCCCAGCAATAAAATTATTGAAACGGCATTAATCAATCCAAACCCCATTAGCCCAAAAACTGCCTTAACCTATCTAATTGCTTTAATACTCGGATTGGGCTTGCCTATAGGGTTAAATTTAGTACGTACTTTTTTCAGCAATAAAATAAAAGATGGCAAGGAGTTGGAAAGAAAAGCAGACCTTAATTTGATTTCCACTATTGGACAGAATGAAGATGCTGACAATTTGGTGGTCTTAAAGAAACACAGGTCCGGAATTACCGAGGCTTTTCGTTCTTTAAGGGCCAATATGAATTTTATTCTTCCCAAAGAGAAAAATTCTGTGATTTTGATTACTTCCAGTATTTCCGGAGAAGGAAAGACTTTTTGCAGTATCAATTTGGCCTCGGTCTATGCCTTGAGCAATAAAAAAACACTTTTAATAGGTTGTGACATGCGCAAGCCCAAAATTTTTGAAGATTTTGGTATTAGCAATAATGAAGGCTTGTCTACCTACCTAAGTCACAATCAAGAGGATGTGAACCAGGTCATTCAAAAAACAGCTTATGAAAACCTGGACGTTATTGTTTCAGGCCCAATCCCTCCTAATCCTGCTGAATTGTTAATTACTGAGCGCTTTGCTGAACTGTTGGAGCAAATGAAAGGACGCTATGACATGGTTATATTGGATACCCCTCCTGTAGGCTTGGTTTCTGAAACATTAGACCTAATCAGGTTGGCTGATATTTCTCTCTTTGTGCTGCGCTACAATTACAGTGAAAAGCAATTTATAGACCATATTAATAACTTAAAGAAGCAGACCATCCTTAAAGAAGCCTATATCCTTTTCAATGGAGTGGATAAGGATGCACAGCATTATGGCTATGGTACCGGTTATGGTTATGGCTACGGTTACGGCTATGGTTATTACGCAGAAGATCAGGTTGAAAAGAGCTTCTTTAAAAAATGGTTCAGTAGGAGGTAGTTTATAATTAAACCCGAATTATAAATTAGGTCTCCCGTATTTATTTAAGGTTTTACCCCTTAGTTTATTAAATTGTTTTCCTTGGCTTTTGTTAGCTCTTCCCAACATGAAATGGGACTGAGGAGGCGAAGCTGTGTAAAGTTGAATACGGATGATTACGAAATACGAAAGAATCCCCCTAACCCCCTTTAAAAAGAGGGAGTCGGCTGGAAAAGTATTTTATCGCAGGACTTAAGAAATTGAAGTTGGCAAAAGCACTACCCCATCAAAATCGAAACCGTCCCTTTTAGAATAAACAGACTCACCCTTAACAAGGTGGAGTCGGATGGGTAGCATTTATTAATTATTAAAATAATATTCCGTTATTACTGAAGTTAGGATAAAAAATCCAAGTTAAAATAACTTATATTTGCCTTCATTTATTTAAATCATTACAACTAATATTTTTAACCTCATGAGTACTCCTTTAAAAGATGTAAAAATTGCCGTAATTGGGCTTGGCTATGTTGGACTTCCCTTGGCTGTTGAATTTGCCAAAAAATTCCCCGTTATTGGCTTTGATATAGCCTCCAAAAGAGTAAAGGAACTGAACAATGGTCATGACTTCACGCTAGAGGTTGAAGACCATGACCTTCAAGCTGTATTGGCTACCTCAAGTCCTAAAGAAAAGGGGCTTTACAATTCTGATAACCCTGCTGACCTTTCCGATTGCCAGGTATATATCGTAACCGTACCTACCCCTACGGATCGGCATAACAGGCCGGTTTTAACACCTATGTTAAAAGCTTCGGAGACCATTGCCAAATACCTAAAAAAAGGGGATGTGGTCATTTATGAATCAACGGTATATCCGGGTGTGACCGAAGAAGAGTGTGTGCCATTGCTGGAAAAAAATAGTGGTTTGGTTTACAATAAAGACTTTTTTGCAGGTTACTCCCCTGAAAGAATCAATCCCGGAGACAAAGAGCATACGGTTTCAAAGATTTTAAAAGTTACTTCCGGTTCTACCCCTGAGATCGCAGAATATGTGGACAGTCTTTACCGAGAGGTAATTGTAGCAGGAACGCACAAAGCGAGTTGCATTAAAGTTGCGGAAGCAGCAAAGGTTATTGAAAATTCCCAAAGAGACATTAATATTGCCTTTGTCAATGAATTGTCTAAAATTTTCAACCTTCTAAATATTGATACCCAAGAGGTGTTGGAGGCAGCTGGAACAAAGTGGAACTTCCTTCCCTTTAAGCCGGGCTTGGTTGGTGGACACTGTATTAGCGTGGATCCTTTTTACCTGGCCCAAAAAGCCCAGGAAGTAGGCTATCATCCGGAAATTATCCTAGCAGGAAGAAGACTGAATGATTCAATGGGTAAACATGTGGCCACAGAGGTGATCAAACACATGATGCGCAAGGATCTAAAAGTGATTGATAGCAAGGTATTGATCCTAGGTTTCACTTTTAAAGAAGATTGTCCCGATGTGCGTAACACTCGTGTAATTGACATTTATTCAGAATTGAGAAATTTTGACATAGCCGTAGATGTATATGATCCTTGGGCAAATCCTGAGGAAGTAAAACACGAATACGGAGTGGACATTATAGGTGGTAAAAATTGCCCTTCACTTGAGGAATATTCTGCAGTGGTATTGGCTGTTGCGCATAAAGAATTCAAAGCCTTGCCAATTCAAAAAAGCAAAAACCTTGTGGTATATGATGTTAAAGCTGTTTTGGATAAGGACAAAGTGGATGCCAGACTTTAATTTGTCATTAAAATGATTGCTGGCCGGATCAATTAGAATTGAAAATTTCTTTTTATTGGGCCAATATAAATTGGTAAATCTTGAAATTTATTACTAATAGTGCCTTATAAAATGGCATTGAATCAAAAATATTACCTTTCAATAGCAAATTAGGCTATTGAAGGGTTTTTAATTCATAAATGTCATTAAAAAAACAGACGCTTTCCGGTGTATTCTGGACCTTTACCGATACTTTTGTTTTAAGAGGTTTGTCCTTTATTGCATCAGTTATTCTTGCCAGGTTGCTTGGACCTACTGAATTTGGTCTAATAGGAATGATTAGTATTTTTATTGCTATTGGAAATTCATTGGTAGATAGTGGGCTTTCTGCTTCTATTATTCGAACCAAGGACGCCAATAACGAAGATTTTTCAACGGTTTTTTATCTAAATTTGTTGATGAGTTTTCTTGTTTATGCCCTATTGTTTGTTTCAGCACCCCTGATTGCTGATTTTTTTAATCAAGAGATCTTAGTTCTAATTGTCCGCGTTTACTGCATTAATTTTATCATTTCTGCATTTTCTTCCATTCAAATGGCA
Protein-coding sequences here:
- a CDS encoding polysaccharide biosynthesis tyrosine autokinase, whose product is MNQSESNRMPVIGQEEEVIDIKDIVLRILRIWPYIVLSVIMALGIAYMILRYSVPEYQVSSKFFIKEKENPFNLFESAGLNMGGSGEMELGNQMIILKSRPIANATLDRLNFDVEYIKEGRFIKSEIYQNTPIAVEVDWSHPQLTNGDLLIKWEDRKSFTVTYLGESYLQIFPDNESRNKLENPNSPTATFLFNQWVELPMNRFKIGLTSVEESGEIIIRLRDRSGLINHYTGENLQVAAIDKQSTILKLTITTQTPQKGRDYLNTLQEVYLENELQEKNTMATNTIDFIDAQLVVLSDSLMFIENRLESFRSNNSIYDLSSEGTAIFEQLKALETDLAKEKFKREYYRQLTQYLEREDYNQIVVPSGLGIEDPILNTLIQNLLELQAEKSMHASKLTEISPPLREVNRQIKDMNLSILELLQNVDNNAQLLIQDLQQRIDKITSTFSGLPQTEQNLLRIQREFTLNEGLYTYLMERRAESAITKASNTPSNKIIETALINPNPISPKTALTYLIALILGLGLPIGLNLVRTFFSNKIKDGKELERKADLNLISTIGQNEDADNLVVLKKHRSGITEAFRSLRANMNFILPKEKNSVILITSSISGEGKTFCSINLASVYALSNKKTLLIGCDMRKPKIFEDFGISNNEGLSTYLSHNQEDVNQVIQKTAYENLDVIVSGPIPPNPAELLITERFAELLEQMKGRYDMVILDTPPVGLVSETLDLIRLADISLFVLRYNYSEKQFIDHINNLKKQTILKEAYILFNGVDKDAQHYGYGTGYGYGYGYGYGYYAEDQVEKSFFKKWFSRR
- a CDS encoding nucleotide sugar dehydrogenase, producing the protein MSTPLKDVKIAVIGLGYVGLPLAVEFAKKFPVIGFDIASKRVKELNNGHDFTLEVEDHDLQAVLATSSPKEKGLYNSDNPADLSDCQVYIVTVPTPTDRHNRPVLTPMLKASETIAKYLKKGDVVIYESTVYPGVTEEECVPLLEKNSGLVYNKDFFAGYSPERINPGDKEHTVSKILKVTSGSTPEIAEYVDSLYREVIVAGTHKASCIKVAEAAKVIENSQRDINIAFVNELSKIFNLLNIDTQEVLEAAGTKWNFLPFKPGLVGGHCISVDPFYLAQKAQEVGYHPEIILAGRRLNDSMGKHVATEVIKHMMRKDLKVIDSKVLILGFTFKEDCPDVRNTRVIDIYSELRNFDIAVDVYDPWANPEEVKHEYGVDIIGGKNCPSLEEYSAVVLAVAHKEFKALPIQKSKNLVVYDVKAVLDKDKVDARL